The Ananas comosus cultivar F153 linkage group 24, ASM154086v1, whole genome shotgun sequence DNA window CCAGGGGGATACCAACCCTAATTACTGCAACGTGTTATGTCCATTCACGTACAGTGCAACTTATTGTTCTAACACCCCTATATTTATTAGTAAATTAAAGTAGCAGCATTTTAATTGGTGGCCGTTGGGTTGATCCATATATcttttatctatatctatactatatataaaagcacgtattttaaatttaggtctgtcgacagacccattttttagCGGAAAAAATATTGATTCCTTTTTCcgtacgtaaaataaataacgtaatgaaacaaatttttaatttctgtttatccctaaaatagaaaaaaatatacttatccaaatttttgccaacccAAAGATATCTActatgaatttatattttaattaaaaaattatttaatttttttatctctaaaatagaaaaaaattatacttatccaaattttaccagaatatctactgtaaatctatatttcaattcaaaatttaaaagtaatttacaatttaaaattttgggactatcaatatattacaataaaaattatttaaaagatagattggttgataaatttataaatcatatttttgaattaatataatgtacaaatttatgatcaatttgtaaaaaattatcNCTCTTCTATGGCACCGTATAACTCTCTCACATTCACCGCCCGCCGGAGCGAAGCCGTGCTCGTGGCCCCGGCAAAGCCGACGCCTTACGAGCTCAAGCCGCTCTCCGACATCGACGACCAACGCGGCCTGCGGTTCTACCGCTCCGGCATCCTCTTCTGCCGCATCAACCCTGCCCATTCCGATCTCGACCCGGCCGCCATCACAAAGCGGGCCCTCGCCGAGGCCCTCGTCTACTACTACCCCCTCGCGGGCCGGCTCCGTGCCGGCCCAGGCGATAAGCTAATCGTCGAGTGCACCGGCGAGGGCGCCGTCTTCGTGGAGGCCAACGCCGACGTCCGGCTCGACGACTTTGGCCCCGCGCTGAGCCCGCCGATCCCGTGTAGCGACCAACTTCTCTGCGAGCCTGAGAGCGCCTCCAGCGACGTCGTCGATAGGCCCTTGGTCTACTTTCAGGTTAGGCTATAtgcaaccaaccaaccaaccaaccaaccaaccaaccgtACGTATGTGTTTTCACTATAAAAAACATTTAATATAAGGACATTTTTTAGACGATACTTAGAAAAAGCGTCTTCAAGCGTTTttacaatatagaaaatatcGACGCTTCAAAAAGCGTCGCCATATGATattaaacaatttattaaatgatgataaattttattattatttttaattttttgacgcTTTAAAGTGTTAGGATTTCAAAAATCATGACACTTTAAAGCATCAGAACATATTTTACCAACGCTTGGTATAAATGTCGATATATGCGTGACGACTCTTTATTAGCCAACGATTTGACCGACGCTTTCAAAAGTAATGTTGGAATATATTGGGACGCTTTTAAGCgtcgtaaaatataaaaaaaaagtccttaAATATAAGGTTTTTTGCAGTGTTTTATTACATAAAAAAGCTCAAGCTGTCAGATAACGGTAATTTTACTAGCTCTATCCATAATATTGAATGTTACAGTTGACACGGCTCTCGTGTGGAGGGATTATCTTCGGCATCCAGGTGTGCCACTGCATGGCTGATGCGGTGGGGGTGATGCAGTTCGCGATGGCGATAGTCGAGATGGCGGCCGGGGCCGCTGAGCCCAGCATACCGCCCGTGTGGGCCCGGGAGATACTAAACGCCCGGTCCCCGCCGTGCGTCACGCACCCGCACCCGGAGTACGAGGAGGTTCCCGACCCCACCAAGGACCGCATCTCTCCCGCCGACGTTCTGGCCCACCGGCCGTTCTTCTTCGGCGAGAAGGAGATGTCGGCATTGCGTCGCCAGGCGCCCGCTTACCTGCGCGGGACCTGCTCTCGCTTCGACATGATCGCCGCCTACGTCTGGCGGTGCCGCACGATCGCGTTGGGCTACGATCCAGAAGACGAAGTCCGAATACAGTTCGTAGTGAACGCGAGGGGGAAGAGGAACCCGATGCTCCCTTTCGGATTCTACGGTAACGCTTTCGCGTTCACGGTGGCGTCGTCGACCGCAGGGGAGCTGTGTCGGAAGCCGTTCAGCTACGCGCTTGAGCTGGTGGCGGCCGCGAAGGCGCGGTCGGCGGCGGACGACCACCTGCAGTCGGTGGCCGACCTCATGGTGCTGAAAGGGCGGCCGCGGTTCGCGATGGCGCGAACGTACTTAGTTTCCGACCTGACGAAAATGGGGATGGAGGATCTCGACTTCGGGTGGGGGACGGTGGTATACGGCGGCCCCGCGACCGCGATGTTGGCGACGTTCCACATACCAGCGTACAGCGCCGAGGGGGAAAGGGGGATACTGGTGCCGGTGCGGCTTCCGGAGTTTGCGATGGAGAGGTTCGTGGCGGAGATGGAGAGGGGACTAGTGacaaaggaggaggaggaggaggagagccaGGTTATGAAGGTTTGTTCCCACCTGTGAGGCCCAATAATATGCTATAAACGGTTGAGTCCACGTACGTGCATGGCCATGTTAAAATTGTAggttaaattattttgtattcgCACGTACGTACTTGCATGAGCCATGCATTTGGGTTTAGTGTACAAATTCTGAGTCGGACTCGGGACTCGGGGATCAAACTTGGGCTCATTTGGGTCTATTAATTTGTGGTATGCATGTTTGCAACttttttttacctatttttGTGGTGTTTGGTTCGTTGAATCAAAGCATATATCTAGTAACGAGTGGTGTCggtttgaaatttgatatgtattttttaaaattgtactTTCGAAGAGTGTATTAATTAATCTCCAAGTATTCGAATCGTAGTAGGCAAGGAATATATACAAGTTGATTGTTTTTGGAATATATAAATCAGGAAAATTAATTTCCTAATTTTCGTAGTGTTTATTTAGAAGAAAtacatttaatattttgtacTAAACAAAACGTTAATTAAAGGAGACTTATTAAAAGcatgaaattaattaagaacTCATATTATGTAAAAATGGCGTTTACACGCAAACAAATTGAGAAAGAGACAAATTAAACCGAATTAAAACTGTTTACGCCAATGGTCAACAGTTTAAGCCagtaattgaaaaaaattacacattatatatatacacgccaagggtcacatatatatatatatatttgttgcgAATTTAGCTAGAATTAATAATTACTTTttgtaacaaattaaaaagaattaacTATCTCCACCTACTCATGTGAATTCACTACTCATTTAATTTTATGCAGTTTGGGTACAGTAGTGCGATAAATTAATAATCTATTTATTTCATCAACCCATTAAGTACACTATCTCCTTGACTCCTTCTGTGAACTCAATTTAATTATTTGCACCCTGTCAGAAACAACTTAACTTTTCTCTGGAGTTACCGACCATCCCTAAAATAAGTGacaaaaaaatttggtggtttgTATTCgagattctaagttcgaatcctagttaatttacatttctagctaagtttatttttaaatgaaataaacgaagcgaatagcgtgctacttatctctcaaaaaataaaaaaatccttttctctggagtttttttttttttttttttcattagctTTTCAGACCTTTGCTTCACTgctattatgaaaaaaaaataagagcaaACATGTCacagatatatttaaaaactagagcaaattaaccaaacaaaggagagacatatatatattggattCGCTCAACATCTCCAAGACCCTAGACACAAATTTGAtgaaacaaatttttaaattcacaGGAACACGGCAAATTATTGTATGCCTCCGGTGAATCAGCTCAGGTTGTGCACCGCACCTCTCAGTTGGTCTCCATCTTATCATATACTTCAATATATACTTCAATGGCGCGAACATTTAGCCCGAAAGTGCCGGTACACAAGCTAATCTGGTGCGCCGAGTGCATGCAATAACTAGCTTAATTATTTCTCCATGTGCTTAATTAATCACCTTAACTCAATATCCTAGCTTAGAGTCCTTAAACCAACTCAAACCTATAGCTTGGATGATATTGGGCCAAGTCCACTCGCCGAGCCCAAATCCAGCCCAGAATCAACCCGGCCCAATGGGCTCTCGGCATTGCTggtgctgctgcttctgctgctgtgAACCAACTTCTGGAATTCTATACAAAACCTCTCCATGGCCCGGGGCGGCAGCCGCACCGGCACCGCGATCCCGCCCTCCACCGGTATGTGGAACGTCGCCAGCGTCGCGGTCGCGGGACCGCAGTACACCCCCTCCCCCCACCCGAAGTCCACCGCCCGCAAGCCCGACTTCGTCAGGTCCGAAACCAGGTACGTTCGTGCCACCGCGAACCTCGGCCGCGCTTTCAGAACCATCAGGTCCGACACCGACTGCAAGTATCCTACGTCGAGCACCCTCGCTTTCGCTTCTGTGACCAGCTGAAGCGCGTACCCGAACGGCCTCTCGCAGAGCTCCCCCGCGGTCGAGGACGCCACCGCGAATGCGAACGCGTTCCCGTAGAACCCCCGGGGGAGCTGCGGCTGCTTGCTGATCCTCCGCTTCCCCCGGGCGTTCACCACGAACTGTATTCGGACTTCGTCTTCGGCGTCGTAACGCAGGGCGATGGTGCGGCACTTCCACACAAACGCCGCAATCAACTCGAACCTCGAGCAGGTCCCGCGGAGGCCCGCGGGGGCCTGCCGACGCAGACACGCCGTCTCCTCCTCGTCGCGGAAGAAGAAGCGGCGGTGGACGAGGGCGTCGGCGGGGGAGATGCGGTCCCTGGCGGGGTCGGCGACCTCCTCGTACTCCGGGTGCTGGTGCGTGACGCGCGGCGGGGACCGGGCGGCGAGGAGCTCCCGGGCCCACACCGGCGGCACCGAGGGGGCGTCGGCCCCGCGTGCCAGCTCGCCGATATCGATCAGAAGCTGCACCAGCCCGGCGGCGTCCGCCATGCAGTGGCAGATCTGGACGGCGAAGATGAATCCTCCACACTTCATCCGCGTCACCTGtatgaataattaaaatatatgagaTAAGAGTAAAAGATTCTGAGTTTGAGTTCAATGTGATCTCTCACCcttgttaaattttattccatttatttcaaatttgcaTAATGGACTTTATATAT harbors:
- the LOC109728480 gene encoding benzyl alcohol O-benzoyltransferase-like — protein: ASSSSSLTFAVRRSEPVLVPPAEPTPYELKPLSDIDDQESLRFYRSGIYFFRSSPSKIGQDPVAVVRSAVAKALVHYYPLAGRILEGPGRKLAVECTGEGVVFVGADADVTLEDFGGDLSPPIPCNEKLLCEPESSSADIIGRPLLFIQVTRMKCGGFIFAVQICHCMADAAGLVQLLIDIGELARGADAPSVPPVWARELLAARSPPRVTHQHPEYEEVADPARDRISPADALVHRRFFFRDEEETACLRRQAPAGLRGTCSRFELIAAFVWKCRTIALRYDAEDEVRIQFVVNARGKRRISKQPQLPRGFYGNAFAFAVASSTAGELCERPFGYALQLVTEAKARVLDVGYLQSVSDLMVLKARPRFAVARTYLVSDLTKSGLRAVDFGWGEGVYCGPATATLATFHIPVEGGIAVPVRLPPRAMERFCIEFQKLVHSSRSSSTSNAESPLGRVDSGLDLGSASGLGPISSKL
- the LOC109728633 gene encoding benzyl alcohol O-benzoyltransferase-like, which encodes MAPYNSLTFTARRSEAVLVAPAKPTPYELKPLSDIDDQRGLRFYRSGILFCRINPAHSDLDPAAITKRALAEALVYYYPLAGRLRAGPGDKLIVECTGEGAVFVEANADVRLDDFGPALSPPIPCSDQLLCEPESASSDVVDRPLVYFQLTRLSCGGIIFGIQVCHCMADAVGVMQFAMAIVEMAAGAAEPSIPPVWAREILNARSPPCVTHPHPEYEEVPDPTKDRISPADVLAHRPFFFGEKEMSALRRQAPAYLRGTCSRFDMIAAYVWRCRTIALGYDPEDEVRIQFVVNARGKRNPMLPFGFYGNAFAFTVASSTAGELCRKPFSYALELVAAAKARSAADDHLQSVADLMVLKGRPRFAMARTYLVSDLTKMGMEDLDFGWGTVVYGGPATAMLATFHIPAYSAEGERGILVPVRLPEFAMERFVAEMERGLVTKEEEEEESQVMKVCSHL